A portion of the Burkholderia sp. GAS332 genome contains these proteins:
- a CDS encoding DNA-binding transcriptional regulator, LysR family — MDRLTSMAVFVKAVDLGSFAAAADALGLSGPMVGKHVRFLEERLGVRLITRTTRRQSLTEFGRAYYERCRGILAEADAADALAADQLSEPRGKLRVTMPVHFGRRCVAPVLLEFARRYPMLELDLSFNDRFVDLAEDDYDLAIRTGGLEDKAGVIARRIARQRMIVCASPDYLAMHGEPLHIEDLGGHQAIIYRRSGRIRPWLFPRTDMSPIEVTPPNRLRLDDLDAIADAAVIGMGLAWLPYWLVRDRIQAGGLVQLLPDQPEYLYDAYALWLQTPHLPLKVRLAVDALVEALPGFMQYTAP; from the coding sequence ATGGATCGTCTTACGAGCATGGCCGTATTCGTCAAAGCCGTCGATCTGGGCTCGTTCGCGGCTGCAGCGGATGCACTCGGTTTATCCGGACCGATGGTCGGCAAGCATGTCCGGTTTCTGGAGGAACGGCTGGGCGTGCGGCTCATCACGCGAACGACACGCCGCCAGAGCCTCACGGAGTTCGGGCGCGCGTACTACGAACGCTGCCGGGGCATACTCGCTGAAGCGGACGCGGCGGATGCACTCGCTGCGGATCAACTTTCCGAACCGCGTGGAAAGCTGCGCGTCACGATGCCGGTGCACTTCGGACGGCGCTGTGTTGCCCCCGTTCTGCTTGAGTTCGCGCGGCGCTATCCGATGCTGGAACTGGATCTGTCGTTCAATGACCGCTTCGTTGATCTTGCGGAGGACGACTACGATCTCGCGATCCGGACCGGCGGGCTGGAGGACAAGGCCGGCGTGATAGCGCGTCGCATTGCGCGTCAGCGCATGATCGTCTGTGCATCACCAGACTATCTGGCGATGCACGGCGAACCATTGCACATAGAAGATCTCGGCGGGCATCAGGCCATTATCTACAGGCGCTCGGGGCGTATTCGCCCGTGGCTGTTTCCTCGTACCGACATGTCGCCGATAGAAGTCACACCGCCAAACAGGTTACGTCTCGACGACCTCGATGCGATCGCCGACGCGGCGGTGATCGGGATGGGACTGGCCTGGCTTCCATACTGGCTAGTTCGCGACCGCATTCAGGCGGGCGGCCTCGTGCAGTTGCTGCCGGATCAGCCGGAATATCTCTACGACGCCTATGCGCTCTGGTTGCAGACACCTCACTTGCCGTTGAAGGTTCGTCTTGCTGTCGATGCGTTGGTGGAGGCGTTGCCGGGGTTCATGCAGTACACCGCGCCGTGA
- a CDS encoding transcriptional regulator, LysR family, with translation MQEPDLSDLKAFVAVTQARGFRHAALTAGVSASSLSEAVRRLEQQLGVRLLNRTTRSVTPTEAGQRLFERLAPAFGEITIALDAVNLFRESPTGTLRLNVPSIAAREILPALLSRFLATHPGITVDVGTNDTFIDILAAGFDAGIRYDERLERDMIAVPIGPRVQHFVAAASSSYLSARGVPQHPGELLNHACIGHRFDSGVLATWEFKRGDDIVRIEPNGPMIASVIELQRGAAIEGLGIVYSFDEFLRPAIEQGALVPVLEGWWQSFTGPFLYYPSRTHMPAPLRAFVDFILAADDSSVHPEADTPT, from the coding sequence ATGCAGGAACCCGACCTGTCCGATTTGAAAGCATTCGTCGCCGTCACACAGGCACGCGGGTTCCGCCATGCCGCATTGACGGCCGGCGTGTCAGCCTCATCGCTTAGCGAAGCGGTTCGACGGCTCGAACAGCAGCTCGGCGTCCGGCTGCTCAACCGCACGACACGTAGCGTGACGCCAACAGAAGCCGGGCAGCGTCTTTTCGAACGGCTCGCGCCGGCCTTCGGGGAAATCACCATCGCGCTGGATGCGGTGAATCTTTTTCGTGAGAGTCCCACTGGAACGCTGAGATTAAACGTTCCGTCGATCGCGGCAAGAGAAATTCTGCCCGCTCTCCTGTCCCGCTTCCTCGCCACTCACCCTGGCATCACGGTGGACGTCGGCACCAACGACACGTTCATCGATATCCTCGCGGCCGGCTTCGATGCGGGCATCCGCTACGACGAACGCCTCGAGCGCGACATGATCGCGGTGCCGATCGGCCCGCGCGTTCAACACTTCGTCGCGGCGGCCTCGTCGTCCTACCTCTCGGCCCGTGGCGTGCCGCAACATCCAGGCGAGTTGCTGAACCACGCGTGTATCGGACACCGCTTCGACAGCGGCGTGCTCGCGACGTGGGAATTTAAACGGGGCGACGACATCGTGCGAATCGAGCCAAACGGACCGATGATCGCCTCCGTGATCGAACTGCAACGAGGCGCGGCCATTGAAGGACTCGGGATCGTCTACTCGTTCGATGAATTTCTGCGGCCGGCCATCGAGCAAGGCGCGCTCGTACCGGTGCTCGAGGGGTGGTGGCAATCCTTCACTGGACCGTTTCTGTACTACCCGAGCCGAACGCATATGCCGGCTCCGCTCCGGGCATTCGTTGACTTTATTCTTGCCGCTGACGATTCAAGTGTTCATCCGGAGGCCGATACGCCAACGTGA
- a CDS encoding Predicted oxidoreductase — protein sequence MKQLQLGKTGPQSSAIGLGCMGMSGMYGPSDRAESIATIHAALEAGITLLDTGDFYGSGHNEILIGEALKSAPPSRRDAAIISVKFGAMRDPAGGWSLYDARPAAVKNFLAYSLQRLGVDHIDIYRPARLDPNVPVEDTVGAIADMIKAGYVRYVGLSEVGATTLRRAAAVHPVSDLQIEYSLISRGIEDEILPTCRELGIGVTAYGVLSRGLISGHWSKDAAGKGDFRAMSPRFQGDNVDHNLALVDALRKVADAKGVSVAQIAIAWVAAQGSDIVPLVGARRRDRLAEALGAVDVTLSAEDLAAIAQAVPHGAAAGERYAAAQMAHLDSEQGGHGHAA from the coding sequence ATGAAACAGCTTCAACTGGGTAAGACGGGTCCGCAAAGCTCCGCCATCGGTCTTGGCTGCATGGGGATGTCGGGCATGTATGGTCCCTCTGACCGCGCCGAAAGCATCGCGACGATCCACGCCGCGCTCGAAGCCGGCATCACGCTGCTCGATACCGGCGATTTCTACGGCTCCGGCCACAACGAAATCCTGATCGGCGAGGCCCTGAAAAGCGCGCCGCCGTCACGCCGCGACGCGGCGATCATCAGCGTGAAATTTGGCGCCATGCGCGACCCCGCAGGCGGCTGGTCGCTCTACGATGCGCGTCCCGCGGCGGTCAAAAACTTTCTTGCCTACTCGCTGCAGCGGCTGGGCGTCGATCATATCGACATCTACCGCCCTGCGCGGCTCGATCCCAACGTGCCTGTCGAAGACACGGTCGGGGCGATCGCCGACATGATCAAAGCCGGCTATGTGCGGTACGTCGGCTTGTCCGAAGTGGGTGCGACGACCCTCCGTCGCGCCGCAGCGGTGCACCCGGTGAGCGATCTGCAGATCGAGTACTCGCTGATTTCACGTGGCATTGAAGACGAGATCTTGCCGACGTGCCGCGAGCTCGGGATTGGTGTGACGGCGTACGGCGTGTTATCCCGCGGTTTGATCAGCGGCCACTGGAGCAAGGATGCCGCGGGGAAAGGCGATTTTCGCGCCATGAGTCCGCGCTTTCAGGGGGACAACGTCGATCACAATCTCGCGCTGGTGGATGCGTTGCGCAAGGTGGCCGATGCAAAGGGCGTCTCGGTTGCGCAGATCGCGATTGCCTGGGTTGCGGCCCAAGGCAGCGATATCGTGCCGCTCGTTGGCGCGCGCCGGCGCGATCGTCTTGCCGAAGCACTCGGTGCGGTTGATGTGACGCTCAGCGCGGAGGATCTGGCCGCGATCGCGCAGGCCGTGCCGCACGGGGCCGCCGCAGGGGAGCGTTACGCAGCGGCGCAGATGGCGCATCTCGACAGCGAACAGGGAGGTCACGGCCACGCTGCCTGA
- a CDS encoding Sugar phosphate permease — MKRLTPKATTLVLLMLCLMYFITYVDRVNISTAAGQFKSELGLSNTQLGFVFSAFAYPYVLFQFIGGWVSDRFGAKRTLIFCALIWAVATTLTGLAGGFATLVAARLLLGLGEGATFPASTSAMASWVRKDKRGMAQGITHSSSRLGNAVAPMLVLALMTAFNWRFSFYLLGALSFGWLVLWYVTYTEKPADHPRITPEEISSLPPPTVRPVEMPGTWARLYRRLLPVSGVYFCYNWILWLMLDWMPLYFMHSFHLNIKKAVIFTSGVFVAGVFGDLAGGLISDRLLRRTGNLKLARSYLVAFCMTMTGLSLIPVVLIHDPMYSLAFLAAAMFFNEMNIGPMWAIPMDVAYDRSGTASGIMSGTGFTAAIVSPVVAGYLMDRLGNWNVTFLLSIGVMACGVLMTFIMKPDAPFVVKLKQTTSSEHALRDAAFPLIDKN, encoded by the coding sequence ATGAAACGATTGACGCCTAAGGCGACCACGCTAGTCCTGCTGATGTTGTGCCTGATGTACTTCATCACGTACGTCGACCGCGTCAACATCAGCACCGCCGCAGGGCAATTCAAGTCCGAGCTCGGACTCAGCAACACGCAACTCGGCTTCGTCTTCTCAGCTTTCGCGTATCCGTATGTGCTGTTCCAGTTCATCGGCGGCTGGGTCAGCGACCGCTTCGGGGCCAAGCGCACGCTGATTTTCTGTGCCCTTATCTGGGCGGTGGCGACCACGCTGACGGGTCTCGCAGGCGGCTTCGCGACGCTTGTCGCGGCGCGACTGCTGCTGGGTTTGGGCGAAGGCGCCACCTTCCCCGCCTCCACAAGCGCGATGGCGTCGTGGGTGAGAAAGGATAAACGCGGCATGGCCCAGGGCATTACGCATTCCTCGTCGCGGCTCGGCAACGCTGTGGCGCCAATGCTGGTGTTGGCGCTGATGACGGCGTTCAACTGGCGATTCTCGTTTTACCTGCTCGGCGCGCTGAGTTTCGGCTGGCTGGTGCTGTGGTACGTGACATACACCGAGAAGCCGGCGGATCATCCGCGCATCACGCCTGAAGAGATCAGCAGCCTGCCGCCGCCGACGGTACGTCCGGTGGAAATGCCGGGGACATGGGCGCGTCTTTATCGCCGCTTGCTGCCGGTCTCCGGCGTGTACTTCTGCTACAACTGGATCCTCTGGTTGATGCTGGACTGGATGCCGCTTTACTTCATGCATAGCTTCCATCTGAACATCAAGAAGGCGGTCATTTTCACGTCAGGGGTGTTCGTCGCCGGGGTGTTCGGCGATCTGGCCGGCGGCCTGATCAGTGATCGACTGCTTCGCCGCACCGGCAATCTGAAGCTCGCGCGCAGCTACCTGGTGGCGTTCTGCATGACCATGACCGGGCTGTCACTGATCCCGGTGGTGCTGATACACGATCCGATGTATTCGCTGGCCTTCCTCGCCGCGGCGATGTTCTTCAACGAAATGAATATCGGACCTATGTGGGCGATTCCGATGGACGTTGCTTATGACCGCTCGGGCACAGCGAGCGGCATCATGAGCGGCACCGGCTTTACCGCTGCGATCGTGAGTCCGGTTGTGGCCGGTTATCTGATGGACCGCCTGGGGAACTGGAATGTCACCTTCCTACTGTCCATCGGTGTGATGGCCTGCGGCGTACTGATGACGTTCATCATGAAACCGGATGCACCATTCGTCGTGAAGCTGAAGCAGACGACGTCATCGGAACACGCACTCCGGGACGCTGCGTTTCCGCTCATCGATAAAAACTGA
- a CDS encoding Enoyl-CoA hydratase/carnithine racemase produces the protein MSDLVRLTVHPSGAAEIVIDRPERHNAMTLSMYESLLALVAECEQNTSVRCILFRGAGGKSFISGTDIAYFKDFRDGRDGVTYEAFVERVIDTIERIAVPTVAVIGGWAVGGGLALATACDFRVCSDGSRFGAPIAKTLSNTLSSRNLARLQAALGVPRVKRMLLLAEYVTAQEALACGYVVEVCSQSALEEAAHSLAQRLIALSPVTQQAVKESLRRMVVEQRLDDEDLIEAVYGSDHFKNAVAAFTSGASKK, from the coding sequence ATGAGCGATCTCGTCAGACTCACGGTCCATCCGTCGGGCGCAGCGGAGATCGTGATCGACCGCCCCGAGCGGCATAACGCGATGACGCTGAGCATGTATGAGTCGCTGCTTGCACTCGTCGCTGAGTGTGAACAGAACACCAGCGTGCGCTGCATTCTTTTTAGAGGCGCGGGCGGCAAGTCTTTCATTTCCGGCACCGATATCGCGTACTTCAAAGACTTCCGCGATGGCCGCGATGGCGTCACCTACGAGGCCTTCGTCGAGCGCGTCATCGACACGATCGAACGCATTGCGGTCCCCACGGTCGCGGTGATCGGCGGCTGGGCGGTGGGCGGCGGCCTGGCACTGGCGACAGCCTGCGATTTCCGTGTCTGCAGCGACGGCTCGCGCTTTGGCGCGCCGATCGCGAAGACGCTCTCCAATACGCTGTCGTCGCGCAACCTCGCGCGCTTGCAAGCCGCGCTCGGCGTGCCACGAGTCAAGAGGATGTTGCTGCTCGCCGAGTACGTCACGGCGCAAGAAGCGCTGGCGTGCGGCTATGTGGTTGAGGTGTGCTCGCAGAGCGCGTTGGAAGAAGCCGCGCACTCGCTCGCGCAACGGCTCATCGCGCTTTCGCCGGTCACGCAGCAGGCCGTGAAGGAAAGCCTGCGCCGCATGGTCGTTGAACAGCGGCTCGATGACGAAGATCTGATCGAAGCGGTGTACGGCAGCGACCACTTCAAGAACGCCGTGGCCGCCTTTACCTCGGGCGCGTCGAAAAAATAA
- a CDS encoding Crotonobetainyl-CoA:carnitine CoA-transferase CaiB, with protein sequence MTESKHLPLQGIRVLDVSQVMAGPFACMLMADMGADVIKVEPPEGDQTRGAMGFKMKGPDSMGFLNMNRNKRSLTLDLKSEEGRAFFYELAKTADVIVENYRPGVVQRLSIDYESIRAINPKIVYVSISGFGQSGPWASRPGFDLMAQAMSGVMSVTGYKGGKPVKAGVPVADIGCALFAVYGLLSAYIGAQKTGEGQHIDASLFDSVMAFSIWDMSEYWGTGVPPTPLGTSNKMSAPYQAVKARDGYFVMGATNQKLWTKLCELLERPDLVAHADYASVSLRLKNREALIEALEQEFAKRDSDAWVDAMLAAGIPAGPILSYPEAFESEHATHRRMCMEIDHPNEGKVKNIGFPVKMLGTPQTVRRHPPLLGEHNEEIFAEINGTAP encoded by the coding sequence ATGACGGAATCGAAGCATCTGCCGCTGCAAGGCATCCGTGTGCTGGACGTCAGCCAGGTCATGGCCGGCCCATTCGCCTGCATGCTGATGGCGGACATGGGCGCCGACGTGATCAAGGTCGAACCGCCCGAAGGCGATCAGACCCGTGGTGCGATGGGCTTCAAGATGAAGGGGCCCGACAGCATGGGCTTCCTGAACATGAACCGCAACAAGCGCTCGCTGACACTGGACCTCAAGAGCGAGGAAGGTCGTGCGTTCTTCTACGAGCTCGCCAAGACCGCCGACGTGATCGTCGAAAACTACCGTCCGGGCGTGGTTCAGCGTCTCTCCATCGACTATGAGTCGATCAGGGCAATCAATCCGAAGATCGTCTACGTCAGTATCTCCGGCTTCGGACAAAGCGGACCATGGGCGTCGCGCCCAGGCTTCGACCTCATGGCACAAGCCATGTCCGGCGTGATGAGCGTGACCGGCTACAAGGGGGGAAAGCCCGTCAAGGCCGGCGTACCGGTGGCGGATATCGGCTGCGCGCTGTTCGCGGTTTACGGACTGCTGTCGGCCTACATCGGCGCGCAGAAGACCGGCGAGGGTCAACACATCGACGCATCGCTATTCGATTCGGTGATGGCCTTTTCGATCTGGGACATGTCGGAATACTGGGGCACAGGCGTGCCGCCGACGCCGCTCGGCACCAGCAACAAGATGAGTGCGCCCTACCAGGCCGTGAAAGCGCGCGACGGCTACTTTGTGATGGGTGCGACCAACCAGAAACTATGGACGAAACTGTGCGAACTGCTGGAACGCCCGGACCTTGTCGCTCACGCCGACTACGCGAGCGTATCGCTGCGCCTGAAGAATCGCGAAGCACTGATCGAAGCCCTGGAGCAAGAGTTCGCCAAGCGCGATAGCGACGCCTGGGTCGACGCAATGCTCGCCGCCGGCATTCCGGCCGGCCCGATCCTGTCCTATCCCGAAGCGTTCGAAAGCGAGCATGCCACGCATCGCCGCATGTGCATGGAGATCGACCACCCGAACGAAGGCAAGGTCAAGAACATCGGTTTCCCCGTGAAGATGCTGGGCACGCCGCAGACGGTGCGTCGTCATCCGCCGCTGCTGGGCGAGCATAACGAAGAGATCTTTGCCGAGATCAACGGGACGGCGCCATGA
- a CDS encoding DNA-binding transcriptional regulator, LysR family: protein MKFDTTTVRLILTIAEEGSISRAADKLSLAVAAASRRVSDLEAQLGAKLFQRVPHGVEITESGAKLLEYVRQIDNLIGRLEGDAQALNQGLDGRIIIGAPKAVVIQFLAREIAAIQRKYPRIALKIVEENSKIVQQLLRDKVIDVGIYEKKSGFLDLAKSPYKEDELVLVYSRPHFQFPDGPVGIDDILDLPIVSLGKGSAVLSAVQRAYRSRGRQFANNFTVSGFDTMLAMVRHGLGVGLMPPEVLRSFHPEASLASAALIGDWHQRSYVLSCVEGHAQEQTLRNVVAELLGGSA, encoded by the coding sequence GTGAAGTTCGACACAACCACCGTTCGTCTGATCCTCACCATCGCTGAAGAAGGCAGCATCTCCCGAGCCGCCGACAAACTCAGCCTGGCGGTGGCGGCCGCGTCACGGCGCGTGTCGGACCTCGAAGCGCAACTCGGCGCCAAACTGTTCCAGCGCGTACCGCACGGCGTCGAGATCACCGAATCGGGCGCCAAGCTGCTGGAATACGTCCGGCAGATCGACAACCTCATCGGCCGCCTCGAAGGCGACGCGCAGGCACTCAACCAGGGGCTTGATGGCCGCATTATCATCGGCGCGCCCAAGGCCGTCGTCATCCAGTTCCTGGCGCGCGAGATTGCCGCCATTCAGCGCAAGTATCCCAGGATCGCCCTGAAGATCGTGGAGGAGAACAGCAAAATCGTGCAGCAACTGCTGCGCGACAAAGTGATCGACGTGGGCATCTATGAAAAGAAAAGCGGCTTTCTCGACCTCGCCAAGTCTCCGTACAAGGAGGACGAACTGGTGCTGGTGTATAGCCGCCCGCATTTCCAGTTTCCGGACGGCCCGGTCGGCATCGACGATATTCTCGATCTCCCCATCGTGAGCCTCGGCAAGGGCTCCGCGGTCCTGTCGGCCGTACAACGCGCGTACCGCAGCCGCGGGCGGCAATTCGCCAACAATTTCACCGTCAGCGGCTTCGACACCATGCTGGCGATGGTGCGTCATGGCCTCGGCGTGGGCCTGATGCCGCCCGAGGTTCTGCGCAGTTTTCATCCTGAGGCATCGCTGGCGTCGGCAGCTCTCATTGGCGACTGGCATCAGCGCAGCTACGTTCTCTCCTGCGTCGAAGGGCACGCCCAGGAGCAAACCCTGCGCAACGTGGTGGCCGAGCTTCTCGGCGGATCGGCCTAG
- a CDS encoding Lipocalin-like domain-containing protein, whose translation MKRPSAEQQWQSRTGPQLGTWKLQSFTDEDLATGQKTDLFGAHPSGYLSYGPDGRMSAILVKEGRKPPDTLVPTDAERVDLYSGLIAYAGTYSIEGDKVSHHIDTSWNQSWTGTTQVRQFRIDGNALYIKTLPAKNPVTGKESSAVLVWIKVE comes from the coding sequence ATGAAACGCCCATCTGCCGAACAACAGTGGCAGAGCCGTACCGGCCCGCAACTCGGAACCTGGAAGCTACAGTCCTTCACGGATGAAGACCTGGCGACCGGCCAGAAGACCGATTTGTTCGGCGCGCATCCAAGCGGCTATCTCAGCTATGGGCCTGACGGCCGGATGAGCGCCATTCTGGTTAAGGAGGGGCGAAAGCCGCCTGACACGCTCGTTCCAACCGACGCGGAGCGCGTCGATCTCTACAGCGGACTTATCGCATACGCGGGGACCTACAGTATCGAGGGCGACAAAGTTAGCCACCATATTGATACATCGTGGAATCAGTCGTGGACGGGGACGACTCAAGTGCGTCAGTTCAGAATCGACGGCAACGCCTTGTACATCAAGACGCTGCCCGCGAAGAACCCCGTGACCGGCAAGGAAAGCTCGGCTGTATTGGTGTGGATTAAAGTCGAGTAG